A single genomic interval of Lucilia cuprina isolate Lc7/37 chromosome 2, ASM2204524v1, whole genome shotgun sequence harbors:
- the LOC111689752 gene encoding uncharacterized protein LOC111689752, with the protein MNSNNLQQWWENTYRHHLTKQQQQQVVNFDSGLTVQETSNSRELLNLAALQQSLDESNISEGLSTGTAEASIGVLDYDHFGNLTYVNPYDGDRDEHAIPSLTLLFMAISYGLVVFGGVLGNATLLLTLCSASSVRLRNPLLLAVCIADLLVTGISAPVTLLNLAMNRKTKTLPLELCKVIDFIQATPVAASTLSFFLLSLDRYATVKHPRLAQLRQRRYLHVSLAVFSWLTSAIVSVPFLFIYKIVARTVVMKNSTIKTSPPTSLPTTSLMAATTTLTPSADFPNVSISCHSDPGANPVFVVFILIHTFIVFILPGLGVLLNHYGVRRKLCALSLTARAAHGELPLPMPILRRQTHMVIVTGIANAHQAGCGGATDDTSNGGDIQMQNLNPRSAAHSNRNVILSKNPISPRAMREIREHSQRQRMARAAQRGRRVATPGIPLPQTSTLRSRRHLANMLIGSAIIFIACWAPHVFCVLYKIMGYKEYCKKSSRYFNLLLGYMYSALSPIIYWALNHNSLRQSPCAPIIRLRSMQKFLRTRFRSNPVPPAPSSTNEAQLGAFNPKLIKLTPKQYRAQASSHYLY; encoded by the exons ATGAATAGCAATAATTTACAACAATGGTGGGAGAATACATATCGTCATCATTTGaccaaacaacagcaacagcaggtCGTCAACTTTGATTCAGGTCTCACGGTACAGGAGACCAGCAATAGTAGAGAACTTTTAAATTTGGCTGCTTTGCAGCAAAGTCTGGATGAAAGCAATATTTCCGAGGGTCTTAGTACTGGCACTGCTGAAGCCAGTATTGGTGTTTTAGATTATGATCATTTTGGCAATTTAACTTATGTTAATCCCTACGATGGTGATCGTGATGAACATGCAATACCCTCACTAACCCTACTCTTTATGGCCATTTCTTATGGATTGGTAGTATTTGGTGGTGTTTTGGGAAATGCTACTCTCTTGCTAACACTATGTTCGGCTTCATCGGTAAGATTACGAAATCCTTTGCTATTAGCTGTTTGTATTGCAGATCTGCTGGTGACGGGTATATCAGCACCGGTTACTCTTCTAAACTTAGCCATGAACCGAAAAACGAAAACTTTACCTCTGGAACTGTGTAAAGTGATTGATTTTATACAG GCTACGCCAGTTGCCGCCAGTACATTATCATTCTTTTTACTATCGCTGGATCGTTATGCCACCGTAAAACATCCGCGTTTAGCACAACTACGTCAACGCCGCTATTTACATGTTTCCTTGGCAGTATTCTCATGGTTGACATCAGCCATTGTCAGTGTTCCGTTTTtgtttatctataaaattgtgGCGAGAACAGTTGTTATGAAAAATTCCACCATCAAAACATCTCCACCGACATCTTTACCGACAACATCGTTAATGGCAGCTACCACCACGCTCACACCTTCCGCCGATTTTCCCAACGTTAGCATAAGTTGCCACTCGGATCCGGGTGCCAATCCTGTATTTGTTGTATTCATTTTAATACACacatttattgttttcattttacctGGTTTGGGTGTTCTCCTCAATCATTACGGGGTACGACGGAAATTGTGCGCTCTCTCGTTGACAGCACGTGCCGCTCATGGCGAACTACCACTTCCGATGCCAATTTTACGTCGTCAAACGCATATGGTGATTGTGACGGGTATTGCAAATGCCCATCAGGCAGGCTGTGGTGGTGCAACGGATGACACCTCCAATGGTGGCGATATACAAATGCAGAATTTAAATCCAAGAAGTGCTGCACATAGTAATCGTAATGttattttatcgaaaaatcCCATATCACCAAG agCAATGCGTGAAATACGCGAACATTCCCAACGACAACGTATGGCTCGCGCAGCACAGCGTGGCCGAAGAGTCGCCACACCCGGCATACCGTTACCGCAAACCTCAACATTACGATCACGTAGACATCTAGCTAATATGCTTATAGGTTCGGCTATTATATTCATAGCATGTTGGGCACCTCATGTATTCTGTGTCCTTTATAAAATAATGGGTTACAAAGAGTACTGCAAAAAATCAtcaagatattttaatttattattgg gTTACATGTATTCAGCTTTAAGTCCCATCATTTATTGGGCCCTCAATCATAATAGCTTGCGACAATCGCCCTGTGCTCCCATAATACGTTTACGTTCAATGCAAAAATTCTTACGTACACGTTTTCGTTCAAATCCCGTACCGCCAGCACCCTCATCAACAAATGAAGCCCAACTGGGGGCTTTCAAtccgaaattaataaaattaacaccAAAACAATATAGAGCTCAGGCTTCATCGcattatttgtattga